The stretch of DNA CGAAGGGCGGACACCATTTTTTGCTACCATTTTGTCGTCAGTTGCCGTCTTATACTAAAACAAAGTGTGATAATAACCTGCTGCTCAAGCTTGTCCAGCAGCGCGTCCACCAGCTCTCCCTCCCATGGCATAATGTCTGTTGTGCCCCTCTCACGGGTCCAAACCAACCCCATCTTTCGCACGTCATCCATGTCCTCAATCTCCATTTCTTCGTCGACTTCTTCCCAATTTGTGGCGCTACCCTCCCCAAGATGCATTCCAAATTCAGCTTCCACTCTTTCATGGCCTGCGCCATCATGAGGTATACCATGGAAGTTCCGGGATGGAGAAAGCGAGTCGAATACATTAGAAGTCGGCGTACCGGGGACTTCGGGttcgtcatcatccccaaTCCCTAATTCCCTATAATaagcctcttcatcaaattcGGAAACTgccctttcctcccttcctAATCCGCTTCCACTGCCGCCATACGAACTGGATGAGGGTATTGGTTGTCCcagaggaggacgagacAAGGCTGGAGAGATGGTTGAGCGGAGGCGGTCAGTaaaagaggaagcagcCGCAGTGGGGGCGCGATTAGAGGGTGGctgtggtggtggggagTCGTCGGTGtctgaaaagaaagacattATGGGGAATAAGTTGGTCGTTTTTGGGGAAATGGCCAAGGAGGTGAACGAGGGAGACGAGGCCGCCGCTGGAAAAACGAAGGAAGACGCGTCGGAGTAACTGAGCGCTGTAGGGAAATACCCGGGTCTCCTATTGGTTAAACGATCCAGTTGGTTCCGTTCCACTGCCACCCACAGCAGATAACAGAATATCGACTCCTTGGTATCAATTCTACGGAATACAAAGCCTTCCTAAGTTTGGCTGTTGGTGGTCGATCTACCTAGTAATGATACTGACGATAGGTCGTTAGGTTGTGTAGTGGTATAATTGAACTCGGGTCTCATGTCGAGTTGTTGTGTGTTGTGTGTGTATCAAATAATATAGCAATATAGGCTCCATGAGCATAACTAACAGTTATGTACCTATGTACTTGGGATCTCTGTAAGCTGTTTGGCAGCTACCCATGGAAGGGGTAGTTACTGTCACAGGCTCTACTTcgttctctctcctccttctccctgaTCCCCTGCAATATATCTCAaaccatctctctctctcttctctatctctccTCACTATCACCGGCGGCGGTAGCTTCCGACTGTGATGTGGCATTAGTCTATGAGGCCGAAGGCTCATTGCACTACAGCGCGTCAAATTCCATGTTCTATGACTCCCTGTATGCGCGTTTT from Cryptococcus neoformans var. neoformans B-3501A chromosome 7, whole genome shotgun sequence encodes:
- a CDS encoding hypothetical protein (HMMPfam hit to Sld5, Synthetic lethal mutants of dpb11-1 five, score: 79.1, E(): 1.2e-20); translated protein: MSFFSDTDDSPPPQPPSNRAPTAAASSFTDRLRSTISPALSRPPLGQPIPSSSSYGGSGSGLGREERAVSEFDEEAYYRELGIGDDDEPEVPGTPTSNVFDSLSPSRNFHGIPHDGAGHERVEAEFGMHLGEGSATNWEEVDEEMEIEDMDDVRKMGLVWTRERGTTDIMPWEGELVDALLDKLEQQQKMVSALRSDPQTSEEEHFKLMLVQTEMERVKYLVRSYVRTRLHKIEKFSYHITLSPELHNLLSGAELSHAQRYTELLHTHFQHSVLDSLPESFRRLDETYGDGTSMVTKPNKQIPVLIYVRKDCGEINLESGEQALLAKGTTHLVKYSLIERWINLGWLEVL